A genomic window from Nomascus leucogenys isolate Asia chromosome 10, Asia_NLE_v1, whole genome shotgun sequence includes:
- the ZNF563 gene encoding zinc finger protein 563 isoform X3, translating to MDAVDFEDVAVNFTQEEWALLGPSQKNLYRYVMQETIRNLDCIRMIWEDQNTEDQYKNPRRSLSHIRVDSGHKPCEYQEYGEKPHTHKQRGKAFSYHHSLQSHGRPHTGKKRYECKECGKTFSSRRNLRRHMVVQGGNRPYKCKLCGKAFFWPSLLHMHERTHTGEKPYECKHCSKAFSFYSSYLRHERMHTGEKPYECKQCSKALPDSSSYIRHERTHTGEKPYTCKQCGKAFSVSSSLRRHETTHSAEKPYECKQCGKTFHHLGSFQIHMKRHTGDRPHKCKICGKGFDRPSLVRCHERIHTGEKPYECKQCGKALSRSSSFRRHMIMHTGGGPHKCKICGKAFVYPSVCQRHEKSHSGEKPYECKQCGKALSHSSSFRRHMVMHTGDGPNKCKVCGKAFVYPSVCQRHEKTHWRETIWL from the exons ATG GATGCAGTGGACTTTGAGGATGTAGCTGTGAACTTCACCCAGGAGGAATGGGCTTTGCTGGGTCCATCACAGAAGAATTTGTATAGATATGTGATGCAAGAAACCATCAGGAACCTGGACTGTATAA GAATGATATGGGAAGACCAGAATACTGAAGATCAATACAAAAATCCTAGGAGAAGTCTAAG CCATATCAGAGTTGATTCTGGACACAAACCATGTGAGTATCAGGAATATGGAGAGAAGCCACATACACATAAACAACgtgggaaagccttcagttaCCATCACTCCTTGCAGTCGCATGGAAGGCCTCACACTGGAAAGAAACGCTATGAGTGTAAGGAATGTGGAAAAACCTTCAGTTCTCGTAGAAACCTTCGAAGACACATGGTAGTGCAAGGTGGAAATAGACCTTATAAATGTAAGTTGTGTGGGAAAGCTTTTTTTTGGCCCAGTTTATTACATATGCATGaaagaactcacactggagagaaaccatatgaATGTAAGCACTGTTCTAAAGCCTTTTCTTTTTACAGTTCCTATCTAAGACATGAGAGAATGCACACTGGGGAGAAACCGTATGAATGTAAGCAGTGTTCTAAAGCCTTGCCTGATTCCAGTTCCTATATAAGACATGAAagaactcatactggagagaaaccctatacaTGTAAacagtgtgggaaagccttcagtgtTTCCAGTTCCCTTCGAAGACATGAAACCACTCACAGTGCagagaaaccctatgagtgtAAGCAATGCGGGAAAACATTTCATCATCTTGGAAGCTTTCAGATACACATGAAAAGGCACACTGGAGATCGACCTCATAAATGTAAGATATGTGGGAAAGGCTTTGATCGTCCCAGTTTAGTTCGATGTCATGAacgaattcacactggagagaaaccctatgaatgcaaGCAGTGTGGGAAAGCATTGTCTCGTAGCTCAAGCTTTCGAAGACACATGATAATGCACACTGGAGGTGGACCTCATAAATGCAAGATATGTGGGAAAGCTTTTGTTTATCCTAGTGTATGTCAAAGACACGAAAAGTCTCACagtggagagaaaccctatgaatgcaaGCAGTGTGGGAAAGCGTTATCTCATAGCTCAAGCTTTCGAAGACATATGGTAATGCATACGGGAGATGGGCCGAATAAATGCAAGGTATGTGGGAAAGCCTTCGTTTATCCCAGTGTATGTCAAAGACATGAAAAGACTCACTGGAGAGAAACAATATGGTTGTAA
- the ZNF563 gene encoding zinc finger protein 563 isoform X1 encodes MDAVDFEDVAVNFTQEEWALLGPSQKNLYRYVMQETIRNLDCIRMIWEDQNTEDQYKNPRRSLRCHMVERFSESKDSSQYGETFSLIRDSIVNNSICPGEDPCQSAECEEVIMGHLSLNSHIRVDSGHKPCEYQEYGEKPHTHKQRGKAFSYHHSLQSHGRPHTGKKRYECKECGKTFSSRRNLRRHMVVQGGNRPYKCKLCGKAFFWPSLLHMHERTHTGEKPYECKHCSKAFSFYSSYLRHERMHTGEKPYECKQCSKALPDSSSYIRHERTHTGEKPYTCKQCGKAFSVSSSLRRHETTHSAEKPYECKQCGKTFHHLGSFQIHMKRHTGDRPHKCKICGKGFDRPSLVRCHERIHTGEKPYECKQCGKALSRSSSFRRHMIMHTGGGPHKCKICGKAFVYPSVCQRHEKSHSGEKPYECKQCGKALSHSSSFRRHMVMHTGDGPNKCKVCGKAFVYPSVCQRHEKTHWRETIWL; translated from the exons ATG GATGCAGTGGACTTTGAGGATGTAGCTGTGAACTTCACCCAGGAGGAATGGGCTTTGCTGGGTCCATCACAGAAGAATTTGTATAGATATGTGATGCAAGAAACCATCAGGAACCTGGACTGTATAA GAATGATATGGGAAGACCAGAATACTGAAGATCAATACAAAAATCCTAGGAGAAGTCTAAG ATGTCATATGGTAGAGAGATTCAGTGAAAGTAAAGACAGTAGTCAATATGGAGAAACATTTAGCCTCATTCGAGATAGTATTGTGAACAACAGCATTTGTCCTGGAGAAGATCCATGTCAAAGCGCCGAGTGTGAAGAAGTCATAATGGGTCATTTATCCCTTAATAGCCATATCAGAGTTGATTCTGGACACAAACCATGTGAGTATCAGGAATATGGAGAGAAGCCACATACACATAAACAACgtgggaaagccttcagttaCCATCACTCCTTGCAGTCGCATGGAAGGCCTCACACTGGAAAGAAACGCTATGAGTGTAAGGAATGTGGAAAAACCTTCAGTTCTCGTAGAAACCTTCGAAGACACATGGTAGTGCAAGGTGGAAATAGACCTTATAAATGTAAGTTGTGTGGGAAAGCTTTTTTTTGGCCCAGTTTATTACATATGCATGaaagaactcacactggagagaaaccatatgaATGTAAGCACTGTTCTAAAGCCTTTTCTTTTTACAGTTCCTATCTAAGACATGAGAGAATGCACACTGGGGAGAAACCGTATGAATGTAAGCAGTGTTCTAAAGCCTTGCCTGATTCCAGTTCCTATATAAGACATGAAagaactcatactggagagaaaccctatacaTGTAAacagtgtgggaaagccttcagtgtTTCCAGTTCCCTTCGAAGACATGAAACCACTCACAGTGCagagaaaccctatgagtgtAAGCAATGCGGGAAAACATTTCATCATCTTGGAAGCTTTCAGATACACATGAAAAGGCACACTGGAGATCGACCTCATAAATGTAAGATATGTGGGAAAGGCTTTGATCGTCCCAGTTTAGTTCGATGTCATGAacgaattcacactggagagaaaccctatgaatgcaaGCAGTGTGGGAAAGCATTGTCTCGTAGCTCAAGCTTTCGAAGACACATGATAATGCACACTGGAGGTGGACCTCATAAATGCAAGATATGTGGGAAAGCTTTTGTTTATCCTAGTGTATGTCAAAGACACGAAAAGTCTCACagtggagagaaaccctatgaatgcaaGCAGTGTGGGAAAGCGTTATCTCATAGCTCAAGCTTTCGAAGACATATGGTAATGCATACGGGAGATGGGCCGAATAAATGCAAGGTATGTGGGAAAGCCTTCGTTTATCCCAGTGTATGTCAAAGACATGAAAAGACTCACTGGAGAGAAACAATATGGTTGTAA
- the ZNF563 gene encoding zinc finger protein 563 isoform X2, protein MIWEDQNTEDQYKNPRRSLRCHMVERFSESKDSSQYGETFSLIRDSIVNNSICPGEDPCQSAECEEVIMGHLSLNSHIRVDSGHKPCEYQEYGEKPHTHKQRGKAFSYHHSLQSHGRPHTGKKRYECKECGKTFSSRRNLRRHMVVQGGNRPYKCKLCGKAFFWPSLLHMHERTHTGEKPYECKHCSKAFSFYSSYLRHERMHTGEKPYECKQCSKALPDSSSYIRHERTHTGEKPYTCKQCGKAFSVSSSLRRHETTHSAEKPYECKQCGKTFHHLGSFQIHMKRHTGDRPHKCKICGKGFDRPSLVRCHERIHTGEKPYECKQCGKALSRSSSFRRHMIMHTGGGPHKCKICGKAFVYPSVCQRHEKSHSGEKPYECKQCGKALSHSSSFRRHMVMHTGDGPNKCKVCGKAFVYPSVCQRHEKTHWRETIWL, encoded by the exons ATGATATGGGAAGACCAGAATACTGAAGATCAATACAAAAATCCTAGGAGAAGTCTAAG ATGTCATATGGTAGAGAGATTCAGTGAAAGTAAAGACAGTAGTCAATATGGAGAAACATTTAGCCTCATTCGAGATAGTATTGTGAACAACAGCATTTGTCCTGGAGAAGATCCATGTCAAAGCGCCGAGTGTGAAGAAGTCATAATGGGTCATTTATCCCTTAATAGCCATATCAGAGTTGATTCTGGACACAAACCATGTGAGTATCAGGAATATGGAGAGAAGCCACATACACATAAACAACgtgggaaagccttcagttaCCATCACTCCTTGCAGTCGCATGGAAGGCCTCACACTGGAAAGAAACGCTATGAGTGTAAGGAATGTGGAAAAACCTTCAGTTCTCGTAGAAACCTTCGAAGACACATGGTAGTGCAAGGTGGAAATAGACCTTATAAATGTAAGTTGTGTGGGAAAGCTTTTTTTTGGCCCAGTTTATTACATATGCATGaaagaactcacactggagagaaaccatatgaATGTAAGCACTGTTCTAAAGCCTTTTCTTTTTACAGTTCCTATCTAAGACATGAGAGAATGCACACTGGGGAGAAACCGTATGAATGTAAGCAGTGTTCTAAAGCCTTGCCTGATTCCAGTTCCTATATAAGACATGAAagaactcatactggagagaaaccctatacaTGTAAacagtgtgggaaagccttcagtgtTTCCAGTTCCCTTCGAAGACATGAAACCACTCACAGTGCagagaaaccctatgagtgtAAGCAATGCGGGAAAACATTTCATCATCTTGGAAGCTTTCAGATACACATGAAAAGGCACACTGGAGATCGACCTCATAAATGTAAGATATGTGGGAAAGGCTTTGATCGTCCCAGTTTAGTTCGATGTCATGAacgaattcacactggagagaaaccctatgaatgcaaGCAGTGTGGGAAAGCATTGTCTCGTAGCTCAAGCTTTCGAAGACACATGATAATGCACACTGGAGGTGGACCTCATAAATGCAAGATATGTGGGAAAGCTTTTGTTTATCCTAGTGTATGTCAAAGACACGAAAAGTCTCACagtggagagaaaccctatgaatgcaaGCAGTGTGGGAAAGCGTTATCTCATAGCTCAAGCTTTCGAAGACATATGGTAATGCATACGGGAGATGGGCCGAATAAATGCAAGGTATGTGGGAAAGCCTTCGTTTATCCCAGTGTATGTCAAAGACATGAAAAGACTCACTGGAGAGAAACAATATGGTTGTAA